A section of the Saccharopolyspora gregorii genome encodes:
- a CDS encoding galactan 5-O-arabinofuranosyltransferase: MRLPLRSTVSELVAGSVVAAAVSLVLQFAAARLGISEPSFAPEALASLGAALVLLITFVLLAVGPTRLPRPVRLAGTWAALSTFTTLALAIPLQATRYYFGGSSTDNAFRLQYMTRAASTWGLSDMNYAGVAPYYPGGWFWLGGRFANLLGWEGWAAYKPYALIWVAVTSVVAFTLWSVVVRRRLALLAAIATSLAGMLHGIEEPYAWPSAAWLAPIAVLAWHALRREERAPRWTLVCVGGYVGFAAITYTLHFGFAVLLIVAMAVVVGVFRVRRGERVWPTVQRMFFRLLPIGVVSGLISLLVWLPYVLATHVFTDNPRSAALHYLPEDGSFLPVPMTDASPVGALCLAGFAWLVLRARRSEVAAAMLTVVVAIYTWFGLSTLALVAKTTLLAFRLNVILGVVLAVAGVFAVLEFIGWLRERVDAAYAARITVLSCALGLLGAITLTQGAIGSALAPSATQAYEDYYPTGDNAKGARDPEQTGSWADDVYRAVSQLTGRPPQRNLLLTTDYKLLSFQPYWSFQQETPHYANPLADYDGRTAEIERWTKARSGQELLDMLQRSPFTTPNVFVLRNQDSPVASEADQERAADPSDENGRKLALNLKGDAFPQLPNVRDYDVFFDPAAFDDPRFERREVGPYTVIALRDAR, translated from the coding sequence GTGCGACTTCCGCTGCGCAGCACCGTTTCCGAGCTGGTCGCGGGATCGGTCGTCGCCGCCGCGGTGAGCCTCGTCCTGCAGTTCGCGGCGGCGCGGCTGGGCATCAGCGAACCGAGCTTCGCGCCGGAGGCGCTGGCCTCGCTCGGCGCCGCGCTGGTGTTGTTGATCACGTTCGTGCTGCTGGCGGTCGGCCCCACGCGGTTGCCGCGGCCGGTGCGGCTGGCGGGGACGTGGGCCGCGCTGTCCACGTTCACCACGCTGGCGCTGGCGATCCCGCTGCAGGCGACGCGGTACTACTTCGGCGGTTCCTCGACGGACAACGCGTTCCGCCTGCAGTACATGACGCGGGCGGCCTCCACGTGGGGCCTGTCCGACATGAACTACGCGGGTGTCGCGCCGTACTACCCGGGCGGCTGGTTCTGGCTGGGGGGCAGGTTCGCGAACCTGCTCGGCTGGGAGGGCTGGGCCGCCTACAAGCCGTACGCCTTGATCTGGGTGGCGGTGACGAGCGTCGTCGCGTTCACGTTGTGGAGCGTCGTGGTGCGCAGGCGGCTGGCGCTGCTGGCGGCCATCGCGACCTCGCTGGCGGGGATGCTGCACGGCATCGAGGAGCCCTACGCGTGGCCGTCGGCGGCGTGGCTGGCGCCGATCGCCGTGCTGGCCTGGCACGCCCTGCGCCGCGAGGAGCGCGCCCCGCGCTGGACGCTGGTGTGCGTCGGCGGGTACGTCGGTTTCGCGGCGATCACCTACACGCTGCACTTCGGCTTCGCGGTGCTGCTGATCGTGGCGATGGCCGTGGTGGTCGGCGTGTTCCGGGTCCGCCGCGGCGAGCGGGTGTGGCCGACGGTCCAGCGCATGTTCTTCCGGCTGCTGCCGATCGGCGTGGTCAGCGGGCTGATCTCGCTGCTGGTGTGGCTGCCGTACGTGCTGGCCACGCACGTGTTCACCGACAACCCGCGCAGCGCGGCGCTGCACTACCTGCCGGAGGACGGTTCGTTCCTGCCGGTGCCGATGACGGACGCGAGCCCGGTCGGCGCGCTGTGCCTGGCCGGGTTCGCCTGGCTGGTGCTGCGCGCGCGGCGCAGCGAGGTCGCGGCGGCGATGCTGACCGTGGTGGTCGCGATCTACACCTGGTTCGGCCTCTCGACGCTGGCGCTGGTCGCGAAGACGACGCTGCTCGCGTTCCGGCTGAACGTGATCCTGGGCGTGGTGCTGGCGGTCGCCGGGGTGTTCGCGGTGCTGGAGTTCATCGGCTGGCTGCGGGAACGGGTGGACGCCGCCTACGCCGCGCGGATCACGGTGCTGTCCTGCGCGCTGGGGCTGCTCGGCGCGATCACGTTGACGCAGGGCGCGATCGGCAGCGCGCTGGCACCGTCCGCGACGCAGGCCTACGAGGACTACTACCCGACGGGCGACAACGCGAAGGGCGCCCGCGACCCGGAGCAGACGGGTTCGTGGGCCGACGACGTGTACCGGGCGGTGTCGCAGCTGACCGGCCGCCCGCCGCAGCGGAACCTGCTGCTGACCACCGACTACAAGCTGCTGTCGTTCCAGCCGTACTGGAGCTTCCAGCAGGAGACGCCGCACTACGCGAACCCGCTGGCGGACTACGACGGGCGGACCGCGGAGATCGAGCGCTGGACGAAGGCCCGCAGCGGCCAGGAACTGCTGGACATGCTGCAGCGCAGCCCGTTCACCACGCCGAACGTGTTCGTCCTGCGCAACCAGGACAGCCCGGTCGCCTCGGAAGCGGACCAGGAACGCGCCGCGGACCCGTCGGACGAGAACGGCCGGAAGCTGGCGCTGAACCTCAAGGGCGACGCGTTCCCGCAGCTGCCGAACGTGCGGGACTACGACGTGTTCTTCGACCCGGCCGCGTTCGACGACCCGCGGTTCGAGCGCCGCGAGGTCGGCCCGTACACGGTGATCGCGCTGCGCGACGCGCGCTGA
- a CDS encoding DUF2567 domain-containing protein: MPPGAVETSGTPEPAGAVRVPGPEERTGRPAVRADLLPALSALSLVALLGMPLGWVWSRIAPPQASLLGRTGTPVPAQIVESYHDFDALALFLLLSFATGIVTAAVLWTLRRRRGPVLLVAAALGSLVSAWLAMRMGATFASELYPWPADLGFGSALTVPPAVGTPWAVLVQPLGLALGYGLAASWNGFDDLGRRS, translated from the coding sequence TTGCCACCAGGAGCGGTCGAGACCAGCGGAACACCCGAACCCGCAGGTGCGGTGCGCGTGCCCGGACCGGAGGAGCGGACCGGGCGGCCGGCGGTGCGCGCCGACCTGCTGCCCGCGCTGAGCGCGCTGTCCCTGGTGGCGCTGCTCGGGATGCCGCTGGGGTGGGTGTGGTCCCGGATCGCGCCGCCGCAGGCGAGCCTGCTCGGCCGCACCGGGACCCCGGTGCCCGCGCAGATCGTGGAGAGCTACCACGACTTCGACGCGCTGGCGCTGTTCCTGCTGCTGTCGTTCGCGACCGGCATCGTCACCGCGGCCGTGCTGTGGACGTTGCGCAGGCGGCGCGGGCCGGTGCTGCTGGTCGCCGCCGCGCTCGGCTCGCTGGTCTCGGCGTGGCTGGCGATGCGGATGGGGGCGACGTTCGCGTCCGAGCTGTACCCGTGGCCGGCGGACCTGGGCTTCGGCTCCGCGCTCACCGTCCCGCCCGCGGTCGGCACGCCGTGGGCCGTGCTGGTGCAGCCGTTGGGGTTGGCGCTCGGCTACGGCCTGGCCGCTTCCTGGAACGGCTTCGACGACCTGGGCCGCCGCAGCTGA
- a CDS encoding LON peptidase substrate-binding domain-containing protein, which yields MTDTLPLFPLSTVLLPGADLPLHVFEARYRQLVLDLVDEVVPDRRFGVVGIRQGWEVGDDNVDSMYDVGCSARLRQVQQLPQGRYDITAEGGARFRLLQIDREAAPYLMARVEWLPDDEPDEDPRLVSRLDEAAREAHERYHGTGLRGDHYEPAAADLEPGELSYALAEDCVLSTEDRQALLAETDPLARLRLVRRLLAREAQFLRELRAVPAPFAEFAEQTSVN from the coding sequence GTGACCGACACGCTCCCGCTGTTCCCGCTGAGCACCGTGCTGCTCCCCGGCGCCGACCTGCCGCTGCACGTCTTCGAAGCGCGCTACCGGCAGCTGGTCCTCGACCTGGTCGACGAGGTCGTCCCGGACCGCCGGTTCGGCGTCGTCGGCATCCGCCAGGGCTGGGAGGTCGGCGACGACAACGTCGACTCGATGTACGACGTGGGGTGCTCGGCGCGGTTGCGGCAGGTGCAGCAGCTGCCGCAGGGCCGGTACGACATCACCGCGGAGGGCGGGGCCCGGTTCCGGCTGCTGCAGATCGACCGGGAGGCCGCGCCGTACCTGATGGCCCGCGTGGAATGGCTCCCCGACGACGAACCCGACGAGGACCCGCGGCTCGTCAGCAGGCTCGACGAAGCCGCCCGCGAAGCCCACGAGCGCTACCACGGCACCGGCCTCCGCGGCGACCACTACGAACCCGCGGCGGCCGACCTCGAACCCGGCGAGCTCTCCTACGCGCTGGCGGAGGACTGCGTGCTCAGCACCGAGGACCGCCAGGCGCTGCTCGCCGAGACCGATCCGCTGGCCCGGCTGCGGCTCGTGCGGCGGCTGCTGGCGCGGGAGGCGCAGTTCCTGCGGGAACTGCGGGCCGTCCCGGCACCGTTCGCGGAGTTCGCCGAGCAGACCAGCGTGAACTGA
- a CDS encoding NUDIX hydrolase, translating into MPHRNTAGHADGRDTAHEVLAGVLRAQDGVLHVLLWQRAREPHRNRWSLPGGRLRDDEDVETSIRRQLAEKVDVHKLSHVEQLSVFSEPARVPGRRTVATAFLGLVPADVDPEIPDDTAWHPLDGLPDTAFDHERITRAARDRLRAKLSYTNIGFALAPAEFTISELRRIYSAALGYEVAATNLQRVLTRRGALRPTGRTLPAGPAGGRPPALFRFTQPDLEITDPFAVLRPPAERT; encoded by the coding sequence GTGCCTCATCGTAACACCGCAGGTCATGCGGACGGGAGAGATACCGCTCACGAAGTCCTCGCCGGAGTGCTGCGCGCGCAGGACGGCGTGCTCCACGTGCTGCTGTGGCAGCGCGCCCGGGAACCGCACCGGAACCGCTGGTCGCTGCCCGGCGGCAGGCTCCGCGACGACGAGGACGTGGAGACCTCCATCCGCCGCCAGCTCGCCGAGAAGGTCGACGTGCACAAGCTGAGCCACGTCGAGCAGCTCTCCGTGTTCAGCGAGCCGGCGCGCGTGCCCGGGCGGCGGACGGTCGCGACCGCCTTCCTCGGGCTGGTCCCCGCCGACGTCGACCCGGAGATCCCCGACGACACCGCCTGGCACCCGCTCGACGGCCTCCCCGACACCGCCTTCGACCACGAGCGCATCACCCGCGCCGCGCGGGACCGGCTGCGCGCCAAGCTTTCCTACACCAACATCGGGTTCGCGCTGGCGCCCGCCGAGTTCACCATCTCCGAACTGCGCCGCATCTACTCCGCAGCGCTCGGCTACGAGGTCGCGGCCACCAACCTGCAGCGGGTCCTCACCCGCCGCGGCGCGCTGCGACCCACCGGCCGCACCCTGCCCGCCGGACCCGCCGGGGGTCGGCCGCCCGCGCTGTTCCGCTTCACCCAACCCGACCTGGAGATCACCGATCCGTTCGCGGTGCTGCGCCCGCCGGCCGAGCGGACCTGA
- the nadA gene encoding quinolinate synthase NadA, with translation MVAAEQLAPYAGVEPDQAWAQEVRRLADERGAVLLAHNYQLPAIQDIADHTGDSLALSRIAASSDASTIVFCGVHFMAETAKILSPEKKILIPDERAGCSLADSITAEQLRAWKAEHPGAVVVSYVNTTAEVKAETDICCTSSNAVDVVRSIPADTEVLFCPDQFLGAHVRRETGRENVHVWAGECHVHAGINGAELADRAAANPDADLFIHPECGCATSALYLAGEGTLPPERVKILSTGGMLDAARGTGAESVLVATEVGMLHQLRRAAPEIDFRAVNDRASCRYMKMITPAALLRCLREEADEVHVPADVAERARASVQRMIGIGKPGGGE, from the coding sequence ATGGTGGCCGCCGAACAGCTCGCGCCGTACGCGGGCGTCGAACCGGACCAGGCGTGGGCGCAGGAGGTCCGCAGGCTCGCCGACGAACGCGGCGCCGTCCTGCTCGCGCACAACTACCAGCTGCCCGCGATCCAGGACATCGCCGACCACACCGGGGATTCCCTGGCGCTGAGCCGCATCGCGGCCTCCAGCGACGCCTCGACGATCGTGTTCTGCGGCGTGCACTTCATGGCCGAGACCGCGAAGATCCTCAGCCCTGAGAAGAAGATCCTCATCCCGGACGAACGGGCCGGCTGCTCGCTCGCCGACTCGATCACCGCCGAGCAGCTCCGCGCCTGGAAGGCCGAGCACCCCGGCGCCGTCGTGGTCTCCTACGTCAACACCACCGCCGAGGTGAAGGCGGAGACCGACATCTGCTGCACCTCCTCGAACGCGGTGGACGTGGTGCGCTCCATCCCCGCGGACACCGAGGTGCTGTTCTGCCCCGACCAGTTCCTCGGCGCGCACGTCCGCCGCGAGACCGGGCGGGAGAACGTGCACGTGTGGGCGGGGGAGTGCCACGTGCACGCGGGCATCAACGGCGCCGAGCTCGCCGACCGCGCCGCGGCGAACCCGGACGCCGACCTGTTCATCCACCCGGAGTGCGGCTGCGCGACCTCCGCGCTGTACCTCGCGGGGGAGGGCACGTTGCCGCCGGAGCGGGTCAAGATCCTCTCCACCGGCGGGATGCTGGACGCCGCGCGCGGCACCGGTGCCGAGTCGGTGCTCGTGGCCACCGAGGTCGGGATGCTGCACCAGCTGCGCCGCGCCGCCCCCGAGATCGACTTCCGGGCGGTGAACGACCGCGCCTCCTGCCGCTACATGAAGATGATCACTCCGGCCGCGCTGCTGCGCTGCCTGCGCGAGGAGGCCGACGAGGTGCACGTGCCCGCCGACGTCGCCGAACGGGCCCGCGCCTCGGTGCAGCGGATGATCGGCATCGGCAAGCCCGGAGGCGGCGAATGA
- a CDS encoding L-aspartate oxidase, with product MTWEARADLVVVGTGVAGLTAALRARELGLRTLVITKDAAAAGGTGWAQGGVAVVRPDEHDEGDSVQRHVTDTLTAGAGLCDERAVREILADGAAAVARLRAAGARFDGTGGALARTREGGHTAFRVIHAGGDATGAEVQRALSEAVGTGGIPVLERHCAAEPVRGDGGTLAGVLALDPHGNPGVVRAPAVLLATGGLGRLYAATTNPEVATADGIAFALRAGATAADLEFVQFHPTALHVPGARGRRPLVTEAVRGEGAVLLDARGDRIMAGVHPLADLAPRDVVAAEIDRRIAETGAECAYLDATGIPEFAARFPTVFGSCRAVGVDPRREPIPVTSAAHYSCGGVVTDVDGRTGVAGLYAAGEVARTGLHGANRLASNSLLEGLVVGGRAAEAVARDLRGGLIAARRPVLPPVPAAAVVDRELLQRTMTAHAGIGRTADGLAAARATLDKAGIVRPLRTREAVEDAALALTAQALLAAAEARTESRGSHRRRDHPARDDVRWRRSVALRLDVSGWLFRTDREPPRSVA from the coding sequence ATGACCTGGGAGGCGCGCGCCGACCTCGTCGTCGTCGGTACCGGGGTCGCGGGGCTCACCGCCGCGCTGCGCGCCCGCGAGCTCGGCCTGCGCACCCTCGTGATCACCAAGGACGCCGCGGCGGCGGGCGGTACCGGCTGGGCGCAGGGCGGCGTCGCGGTCGTGCGCCCCGACGAGCACGACGAGGGCGACAGCGTGCAGCGCCACGTCACCGACACGCTCACCGCGGGCGCCGGGCTCTGCGACGAGCGTGCGGTGCGGGAGATCCTCGCCGACGGGGCGGCCGCCGTGGCGCGGCTGCGCGCGGCGGGCGCGCGGTTCGACGGCACCGGCGGCGCGCTGGCCCGCACCCGGGAGGGCGGGCACACCGCGTTCCGCGTGATCCACGCGGGCGGGGACGCCACCGGCGCCGAGGTGCAGCGGGCGCTGTCCGAGGCGGTCGGCACCGGCGGGATCCCCGTGCTGGAGCGGCATTGCGCGGCGGAACCGGTGCGCGGCGACGGCGGCACCCTCGCCGGGGTCCTCGCGCTCGACCCGCACGGCAACCCCGGAGTGGTGCGCGCCCCCGCCGTGCTGCTCGCCACCGGCGGGCTCGGCAGGCTCTACGCCGCGACCACGAACCCCGAGGTGGCCACCGCCGACGGGATCGCGTTCGCGCTGCGGGCCGGGGCCACCGCGGCCGACCTCGAATTCGTCCAGTTCCACCCGACGGCGCTGCACGTGCCCGGCGCTCGCGGCCGCCGCCCGCTGGTCACCGAGGCGGTGCGCGGCGAGGGCGCGGTGCTGCTGGACGCCCGCGGCGACCGGATCATGGCCGGGGTGCACCCGCTGGCCGACCTGGCGCCGCGGGACGTGGTCGCCGCGGAGATCGACCGGCGCATCGCCGAGACCGGTGCCGAGTGCGCCTACCTGGACGCCACCGGCATCCCGGAGTTCGCCGCCCGGTTCCCCACCGTCTTCGGGTCCTGCCGCGCCGTCGGGGTCGACCCGCGCCGCGAACCGATCCCGGTGACCAGCGCCGCGCACTACTCCTGCGGCGGCGTGGTGACCGATGTGGACGGTCGGACCGGGGTGGCCGGGCTCTACGCGGCGGGCGAGGTGGCGCGCACCGGCCTGCACGGGGCGAACCGGCTCGCGTCGAACAGCCTGCTCGAAGGCCTGGTCGTGGGCGGCAGGGCCGCCGAGGCGGTGGCCCGCGACCTGCGCGGCGGGCTGATCGCGGCCCGCAGGCCGGTGCTGCCGCCGGTCCCGGCCGCCGCCGTCGTGGACCGCGAGCTGCTGCAGCGCACCATGACCGCGCACGCGGGGATCGGCCGCACCGCGGACGGTCTCGCGGCGGCCCGCGCGACGCTGGACAAGGCGGGCATCGTCCGTCCACTGCGGACTCGCGAGGCGGTGGAGGACGCCGCTCTGGCGCTCACCGCGCAGGCGCTGCTCGCCGCCGCCGAGGCCCGCACCGAATCCCGCGGCAGCCATCGCAGGCGTGATCATCCGGCGCGCGACGACGTACGCTGGCGGCGCAGCGTCGCGCTGCGCCTGGACGTGTCCGGCTGGCTGTTCCGCACCGACCGAGAACCCCCGAGGAGCGTGGCATGA
- the nadC gene encoding carboxylating nicotinate-nucleotide diphosphorylase, with amino-acid sequence MTLSEVTTGHLRAAGLDPQEVRTLVRAALAEDLRYGLDVTTEATVLVDAIAEAAFRARPAGVVAGIPVARAVLDEVLGADGYKVLHSRGDGDMIMPGESALSVHAPVRGLLTAERTALNLLCHLSGIATATAEWVRAVEGTGCRIRDSRKTLPGLRVLQKYAVRCGGGVNHRMGLGDAMLIKDNHVVAAGSVVEALRACRDHAPELPLEVEVSTLEELDEVLEEGAELVLLDNFTPQDCADAVRRTEEISPGTELEASGGLTLDVARTYAETGVHFLAVGALTHSSPALDIGLDM; translated from the coding sequence ATGACCCTGTCCGAGGTGACCACCGGCCACCTGCGCGCCGCCGGACTCGACCCGCAGGAGGTCCGGACCCTGGTGCGGGCCGCGCTCGCCGAAGACCTGCGCTACGGGCTCGACGTCACCACCGAGGCCACCGTGCTCGTCGACGCCATCGCCGAAGCCGCCTTCCGGGCGCGCCCCGCCGGCGTCGTCGCCGGGATCCCCGTCGCCCGCGCCGTGCTCGACGAGGTGCTCGGCGCGGACGGCTACAAGGTGCTGCACAGCCGCGGCGACGGGGACATGATCATGCCGGGGGAGAGCGCGCTGAGCGTGCACGCGCCGGTGCGCGGGCTGCTCACCGCCGAGCGCACCGCGCTGAACCTGCTCTGCCACCTCTCCGGCATCGCCACCGCCACCGCCGAGTGGGTCCGCGCCGTGGAGGGCACCGGTTGCCGCATCCGGGACAGCCGCAAGACCCTGCCCGGGCTGCGGGTGCTGCAGAAGTACGCGGTGCGCTGCGGCGGCGGGGTGAACCACCGGATGGGCCTCGGCGACGCCATGCTGATCAAGGACAACCACGTGGTGGCCGCCGGATCGGTGGTGGAGGCGCTGCGGGCCTGCCGCGACCACGCGCCGGAACTGCCCCTCGAAGTCGAGGTGTCCACGCTGGAGGAGCTGGACGAGGTGCTGGAGGAGGGCGCCGAACTCGTCCTGCTCGACAACTTCACGCCGCAGGACTGCGCCGACGCGGTGCGCCGCACCGAGGAGATCTCGCCCGGCACCGAGCTGGAGGCCTCCGGCGGGCTCACCCTCGACGTGGCCCGCACCTACGCCGAGACCGGGGTGCACTTCCTCGCCGTCGGCGCGCTCACCCACTCCTCGCCCGCGCTGGACATCGGCCTGGACATGTGA
- a CDS encoding carbon-nitrogen hydrolase family protein, protein MRVALCQIVSTPDPAANLELVADGVRRAAEAGAELAVFPEATMACFGIPLGPIAEPLDGPWATEVRRLAADAGLVVVAGMFTPADDGRVANTLLVTGPGVDAHYDKIHLYDAFGFAESRTVAPGAEPLVVDIGGTGVGVTTCYDVRFPGLYAALADRGASVIVTAASWGAGEGKREQWELLVRARALDSTSWVVACGQGDPRTAGVEPSGKAPTGIGFSTVATPVGTVHAQLGDAPDVLVAELDPAAVEQARASIPVLANRRF, encoded by the coding sequence ATGCGCGTCGCGCTGTGCCAGATCGTGTCCACCCCTGATCCGGCGGCGAACCTGGAGCTGGTCGCCGACGGCGTCCGCCGGGCGGCGGAGGCGGGCGCGGAGCTCGCGGTCTTCCCGGAGGCCACCATGGCCTGCTTCGGCATCCCGCTGGGGCCGATCGCGGAGCCGTTGGACGGCCCGTGGGCCACCGAGGTGCGCCGGCTGGCCGCGGACGCCGGCCTCGTCGTGGTCGCGGGCATGTTCACCCCGGCCGACGACGGGCGGGTGGCGAACACCTTGCTGGTCACCGGGCCGGGCGTGGACGCGCACTACGACAAGATCCACCTCTACGACGCGTTCGGCTTCGCCGAGTCGCGCACGGTCGCGCCCGGCGCGGAGCCGCTGGTGGTCGACATCGGCGGCACCGGTGTGGGTGTGACGACCTGCTACGACGTGCGCTTCCCCGGGCTGTACGCGGCGCTGGCCGACCGGGGTGCCTCGGTGATCGTCACCGCGGCCTCCTGGGGCGCCGGCGAGGGCAAGCGCGAGCAGTGGGAGCTGCTGGTGCGGGCCCGCGCGCTGGACAGCACCTCCTGGGTGGTGGCGTGCGGCCAGGGCGATCCGCGCACCGCGGGGGTCGAGCCCAGCGGCAAGGCGCCGACCGGCATCGGGTTCAGCACCGTGGCCACGCCGGTCGGGACGGTGCACGCGCAGCTCGGCGACGCCCCGGACGTGCTGGTCGCCGAATTGGACCCGGCCGCGGTCGAGCAGGCGCGGGCCAGCATCCCGGTGCTGGCGAACCGGCGGTTCTGA
- a CDS encoding GntR family transcriptional regulator, which yields MTSGRQLAYDHLKDTVLSDPAMQGSFVNEQSLADAIGVSRTPIREALLLLAAEELVQLVPKRGAYIAPVAGREIRELFELRGMMERYAAQRTLELGTAPVQEMSGELDRQRELRAAEDARAFIDLDHRFHAALVRAVGNEMLTKNYDGLRARQVRAGIVALFSARNRREAVVDEHDAILAALADGDTAAAHAAITAHLDATQHVLLAG from the coding sequence GTGACCTCGGGCCGCCAGCTCGCCTACGACCACCTCAAGGACACCGTGCTCAGCGACCCCGCGATGCAGGGCAGCTTCGTCAACGAGCAGTCCCTCGCCGACGCCATCGGCGTCTCCCGCACCCCGATCCGGGAGGCCCTGCTGCTGCTCGCCGCCGAGGAGCTCGTGCAGCTGGTCCCCAAGCGCGGCGCCTACATCGCGCCCGTCGCCGGGCGGGAGATCCGCGAGCTGTTCGAACTGCGCGGGATGATGGAGCGCTACGCCGCGCAGCGCACCCTCGAACTCGGCACCGCCCCGGTCCAGGAGATGAGCGGCGAACTCGACCGGCAGCGCGAGCTGCGCGCCGCCGAGGACGCCAGGGCCTTCATCGACCTCGACCACCGCTTCCACGCCGCGCTGGTGCGGGCCGTCGGCAACGAGATGCTCACCAAGAACTACGACGGGCTGCGCGCCCGCCAGGTCCGCGCGGGCATCGTGGCGCTGTTCTCCGCGCGGAACCGGCGCGAGGCCGTCGTCGACGAGCACGACGCGATCCTCGCCGCGCTCGCCGACGGCGACACCGCGGCCGCGCACGCCGCGATCACCGCGCACCTGGACGCTACGCAGCACGTGCTGCTCGCGGGCTGA
- a CDS encoding MFS transporter — protein sequence MSQALPDAPARPPRKDLAKAFIAALSGTSLEWYDFAAYSVASALVFGDLFFPSHDPLSGTLLAFSTYAVGYLSRPLGGFVFGRLGDVLGRKQVLVTTLLLTGIATVLIGLLPTHGQVGAWGAVLLVVLRFAQGVGIGGEWGGAVLLSSEFGDDKRRGFWASAAQVGPPAGNLLANGVLAVLAATLTSEQFLSWGWRVAFLLSAVLVVFGLWIRVKLEETPVFRELQRSGDQASAPLREVFTEEPRALISAILSRVGPDVLYALFTVFVLTYVTKELGLPQSWAVTGVMLGSTCQLALIPAAGWLSDHWGRRRVYAIGAIGGAVWPFAFFPLIGGGSAPLLVLGVVVGLLWHSLMYGPQAAFVSEQFSTRLRYTGCSLAYTLAGVIGGALAPLLFTSLFAYFDSWVAPACYLFATCAVTLLGLAISPRAARAA from the coding sequence ATGAGTCAAGCGCTCCCCGACGCACCCGCCCGCCCACCGCGCAAGGACCTGGCCAAGGCGTTCATCGCCGCGCTGTCCGGGACCTCCCTGGAGTGGTACGACTTCGCCGCCTACTCGGTGGCCTCCGCGCTGGTGTTCGGCGACCTGTTCTTCCCCAGCCACGACCCGCTGTCCGGCACGCTGCTGGCGTTCTCCACCTACGCCGTCGGGTACCTGTCCCGGCCGCTGGGCGGGTTCGTGTTCGGCAGGCTCGGCGACGTCCTCGGCCGCAAGCAGGTGCTGGTCACGACGCTGCTGCTCACCGGGATCGCGACCGTGCTCATCGGGTTGCTGCCCACGCACGGCCAGGTCGGTGCGTGGGGTGCCGTGCTGCTGGTGGTGCTGCGCTTCGCCCAGGGCGTCGGCATCGGCGGCGAGTGGGGCGGCGCCGTGCTGCTGTCCAGCGAGTTCGGCGACGACAAGCGGCGCGGATTCTGGGCCTCCGCCGCCCAGGTCGGACCGCCCGCGGGCAACCTGCTGGCCAACGGGGTGCTGGCGGTGCTGGCCGCCACCCTCACCTCGGAGCAGTTCCTGTCCTGGGGCTGGCGGGTCGCGTTCCTGCTCTCCGCGGTGCTGGTGGTCTTCGGCCTGTGGATCCGGGTGAAGCTGGAGGAGACGCCGGTGTTCCGCGAGCTGCAGCGCTCCGGCGACCAGGCCTCGGCGCCGCTGCGCGAGGTGTTCACCGAGGAACCGCGAGCGCTGATCTCCGCGATCCTGTCCCGGGTCGGCCCGGACGTGCTCTACGCGCTGTTCACCGTGTTCGTGCTGACCTACGTGACGAAGGAGCTCGGGCTCCCGCAGAGCTGGGCGGTCACCGGCGTGATGCTCGGGTCGACCTGCCAGCTGGCGCTGATCCCGGCCGCGGGGTGGCTGTCGGACCACTGGGGCAGGCGGCGGGTGTACGCGATCGGCGCGATCGGCGGCGCGGTGTGGCCGTTCGCCTTCTTCCCGCTGATCGGCGGCGGTTCGGCGCCGCTGCTGGTGCTGGGCGTGGTCGTCGGCCTGCTGTGGCACTCGCTGATGTACGGGCCGCAGGCGGCGTTCGTGTCGGAGCAGTTCAGCACCCGGCTGCGCTACACCGGCTGCTCGCTGGCGTACACGCTGGCCGGGGTGATCGGCGGTGCGCTGGCGCCGCTGCTGTTCACCTCGTTGTTCGCGTACTTCGACAGCTGGGTCGCGCCCGCCTGCTACCTGTTCGCGACCTGCGCGGTGACCTTGCTCGGGTTGGCGATCAGCCCGCGAGCAGCACGTGCTGCGTAG